The Kwoniella mangroviensis CBS 8507 chromosome 1 map unlocalized Ctg02, whole genome shotgun sequence genome window below encodes:
- a CDS encoding adenylate kinase — protein MASAAGSGSEVDYLKTLVSQLQDKIHQLENKASSTVSSAVDSAKSAVGLGPKDAPRMVLIGPPGAGKGTQAPNISSKYCICHLATGDMLRSQVAKQTELGKAAKKIMDQGGLVSDEIMIGMIKKELSENAECKNGFILDGFPRTVPQASKLDAMLKDAKQAIDHAIELKIPDALLISRITGRLVHPSSGRSYHKEFNPPKKPMTDDQTGEPLIQRSDDNVETLKKRLSTYHAQTGPVVEYYKGTGVWTPVDAAQSPKLVWGSIAKILEGTREGKMVRE, from the exons ATGGCTTCAGCTGCTGGTTCAGGATCAGAGGTAGATTACCTCAAGACTTTGGTATCTCAA CTCCAAGATAAAATCCACCAACTCGAGAACAAAGCTTCCTCGACCGTCTCTTCAGCTGTCGACTCTGCCAAATCCGCTGTTGGTCTTGGTCCAAAAGATGCCCCTAGAATGGTATTGATCGGTCCTCCCGGTGCAG GTAAAGGTACTCAAGCACCCAACATCTCCTCCAAATACTGTATCTGTCACCTAGCCACCGGTGACATGTTGCGAAGTCAAGTAGCCAAACAGACCGAATTGGGTAAAGCGGCCAAGAAAATCATGGATCAAGGTGGTCTAGTATCGGATGAGATCATGATTGgtatgatcaagaaggaattgagtGAGAATGCGGAATGTAAGAATGG ATTCATCCTCGATGGATTCCCTCGAACTGTCCCTCAAGCATCCAAGCTTGACGCGATGTTGAAAGATGCCAAACAAGCTATCGACCATGCTATCGAGCTCAAAATCCCAGATGCACTCTTGATCTCTAGAATCACAGGTAGATTGGTACACCCCTCTTCAGGTAGGAGTTATCACAAGGAGT TCAACCCACCTAAAAAACCCATGACCGATGACCAAACTGGCGAACCTCTTATCCAAAGATCAGACGACAATGTCGAAACTCTCAAAAAGAGATTATCGACTTACCATGCTCAGACCGGTCCCGTCGTGGAGTACTATAAGGGAACTGGCGTATGGACTCCCGTAGATGCCGCTCAGTCACCTAAATTGGTTTGGGGTTCGATCGCCAAGATCTTGGAAGGTACacgggaaggaaagatggtaagAGAGTAA
- a CDS encoding ubiquinone biosynthesis protein COQ4, mitochondrial has translation MKPSLRLLTPSPRPVNYPGHTPLSFSQNALLAVGSGLMGVWTSRGDLVASLSESTASTFLPSLHHRMTLHPEGRQILKDRPTISSDTLVGLRDLKRGTLGREYWEWLDDGKLDPDARAPVQYIDSPTLAYTMLRYRQTHDLYHTLFSLPPTLPHELSLKVFEFSNMSLPVAALSSTFGPFRLKRRETWLRDWVPWALREGKQGKSLVGVYWEKRWEQGIGELRRELGVKRNDQDGVEGRWGGYRKIREEERELRRKGEWIDEPEEW, from the exons ATGAAACCCTCCCTTCGACTACTCACCCCTTCTCCCCGCCCGGTGAATTATCCAGGCCACACCCCACTATCATTCTCCCAAAATGCCCTCTTAGCAGTCGGATCAGGCCTGATGGGCGTCTGGACCTCTCGAGGTGATCTCGTAGCTTCCCTATCTGAATCGACCGCATCGACCTTCTTACCGTCTTTACACCATAGGATGACATTACATCCTGAAGGTAGACAGATATTGAAAGATCGACCGACCATATCTTCCGATACGCTAGTAGGTCTGAGGGACTTGAAGAGAGGTACGTTAGGGAGAGAATATTGGGAATGGTTGGATGATGGCAAATTAGATCCTGATGCGAGAGCACCT GTCCAATATATCGATTCACCCACTTTGGCATATACGATGCTCCGCTATCGACAGACGCACGACCTCTACCATACACTGTTCTCACTTCCTCCTACATTACCTCACGAACTCTCACTGAAGGTATTCGAATTTTCCAACATGTCTTTACCCGTCGCGGCACTCTCTTCAACATTTGGACCCTTCCGCTtaaaaagaagagaaacatGGCTGAGGGATTGGGTACCGTGGGCTCTGAGGGAGGGTAAACAGGGGAAGAGCCTGGTAGGTGTGTAttgggagaagaggtgggagCAAGGTATAGGTGAATTGAGGAGGGAGTTAGgtgtgaagaggaatgatcaGGATGGGGTGGAAGGCCGATGGGGTGGATATAGGAAGataagagaggaagagagggaattgagaaggaagggtgaATGGATAGATGAACCGGAGGAATGGTAA
- a CDS encoding 60S ribosomal protein uL14, with the protein MSLGLPVGAVMNCADNSGAKNLYVISVVGFGARLNRLPAAAAGDMVMASVKKGKPELRKKVMPAVICRQRKPWRRRDGIFLYFEDNAGVIVNAKGEMKGSAINGPVAKECADLWPRIASNAGTVV; encoded by the exons ATGTCTCTCGGTCTTCCTGTCGGAGCCGTTATGAACTGTGCCGATAACTCAGGTGCCAAGA ACCTCTACGTTATCTCAGTTGTCGGTTTCGGTGCCAGACTTAACAGACTTcctgctgccgctgctggTGATATGGTTATGGCTTCAGTTAAGAAGGGAAAGCCTGAACTCAGAAAGAAGG TCATGCCCGCCGTTATCTGCCGACAACGAAAGCcatggagaagaagggatggtatcTTCCTTTACTTCGAGGATAACGCCGGTGTCATCGTTAACGCTAAAGGTGAAATGAAGGGAAGTGCCATCAACGGTCCTGTAGCCAAGGAATGT GCCGACTTGTGGCCCCGTATCGCATCCAACGCCGGTACCGTCGTATAA